Proteins co-encoded in one uncultured Methanomethylovorans sp. genomic window:
- a CDS encoding type IV pilin N-terminal domain-containing protein: MASEMVGEILKLAISVTLVTVFSLGVYAYLPEERVPYVEIETSWNATNPAYVDITHVGGDTIQASDITLQIVNASDPSDQLPAIKLSKIHGDIWRFPQTVPISLNTENWASAHPQNVIITVIHPRAVLAEGTV; the protein is encoded by the coding sequence ATGGCTTCTGAAATGGTCGGAGAAATATTGAAACTTGCCATATCTGTTACTCTGGTAACTGTGTTCTCATTAGGTGTATATGCTTACCTGCCTGAAGAAAGAGTGCCGTATGTTGAGATAGAAACGAGTTGGAATGCAACTAATCCAGCATATGTTGACATCACCCACGTAGGAGGTGATACTATCCAAGCATCAGATATAACACTACAGATAGTGAATGCAAGTGATCCTTCAGATCAATTACCAGCCATAAAGCTTTCAAAGATACATGGGGATATATGGCGATTTCCACAAACAGTTCCAATATCGCTTAACACTGAGAACTGGGCATCTGCACATCCCCAAAATGTCATTATAACAGTGATACACCCAAGAGCTGTACTTGCAGAGGGGACGGTGTAG
- a CDS encoding type IV pilin N-terminal domain-containing protein: protein MKKTFNKNEDAVSPVIGVMLMIVVTVILAAAVSGYAGGIGGNMQKAPQLTMDVAIKNTGNWRGSQIQFDVLGVSEPIPTKDLKIVTSWSNDTGALKGATVTALVGTDYNTDYYYTTTHYLYQSPIGYGKGVDSTQQKTSGGYNESQLFGNYTLIPGTSMKNSPESAYTDFAYTSGGTGIDGIEAVLGEGWQELHTGDIVNVKVIHLPSGKVIFEKNVGVE, encoded by the coding sequence ATGAAAAAGACATTTAATAAAAATGAAGATGCAGTGTCACCTGTCATCGGCGTAATGCTGATGATAGTTGTGACTGTAATCCTTGCTGCCGCAGTCTCAGGATATGCCGGAGGCATCGGCGGAAACATGCAGAAAGCCCCGCAACTGACAATGGATGTAGCTATCAAGAATACAGGAAACTGGAGAGGCAGTCAGATCCAATTCGATGTATTAGGTGTAAGCGAACCTATTCCGACAAAAGACCTGAAGATAGTAACTTCATGGAGTAATGACACCGGTGCGCTCAAGGGAGCCACAGTTACTGCTTTGGTTGGAACTGATTACAATACAGACTACTACTATACTACAACACACTACTTATATCAGTCACCAATTGGATATGGAAAAGGTGTTGATTCCACACAACAAAAGACCTCGGGAGGCTATAATGAATCACAGTTGTTTGGTAACTATACACTAATCCCCGGTACATCGATGAAAAATTCTCCAGAGTCAGCATATACAGACTTTGCATATACCAGCGGTGGCACAGGTATAGATGGTATAGAGGCAGTTTTGGGAGAGGGCTGGCAAGAGTTGCATACTGGTGATATCGTAAATGTGAAAGTAATACACCTCCCCAGTGGCAAGGTAATCTTTGAGAAGAACGTGGGGGTGGAGTAA
- a CDS encoding DUF5658 family protein, giving the protein MSNSAFAKNIRDLPSFIIEIRYILLFYILGDFITTLHALRYGFEENGFLASIMAEHGIWSLLLLKILFIGLVYYNYLAIKAANSRRMDLLWSISKKGIGFAGIFLVINNLFVIFGSYSLLQLMGLVPM; this is encoded by the coding sequence ATGAGTAACTCCGCTTTCGCCAAAAACATCAGGGATCTACCTTCATTTATTATAGAGATCAGGTATATTCTGCTATTTTATATCCTTGGAGACTTCATTACCACCCTACATGCTCTTAGATATGGGTTCGAAGAGAACGGCTTTTTAGCCTCTATCATGGCAGAACATGGAATTTGGTCTCTGTTGTTGCTGAAAATACTTTTCATAGGATTAGTGTACTACAACTACCTGGCAATAAAAGCTGCAAATTCAAGACGAATGGATCTTCTATGGTCCATATCAAAAAAAGGAATCGGTTTTGCGGGAATATTCCTAGTAATTAATAATCTCTTTGTTATTTTTGGGAGTTATAGCTTATTGCAGCTAATGGGTCTTGTTCCGATGTAA
- a CDS encoding type IV pilin N-terminal domain-containing protein, giving the protein MQIFRTNESAVSPVIGVMLMLVVTVILAAAVSGFSGGLVGDTSKASQMAIKADFSQSKGMTITHMGGDTINTLDTAIIVSPTSDFGSYDQMKWEVNGSAVYINKDGTARKWYDPATSSSSLAKTFLPGENAYIAAADLEEVQPETYYRGSTTASEVDALNPFYGFLYAGTETLYPVTPIGQRFVLSLVDSDGKTIAKTEVVIQP; this is encoded by the coding sequence ATGCAAATTTTCAGGACAAATGAAAGTGCAGTGTCACCGGTCATAGGTGTTATGCTGATGCTAGTAGTCACAGTTATCCTTGCTGCCGCAGTCTCTGGTTTTTCCGGAGGTCTTGTAGGCGATACCAGCAAAGCATCACAGATGGCAATAAAAGCAGATTTCAGCCAGTCCAAGGGTATGACCATCACTCACATGGGAGGGGATACCATTAACACGCTGGACACTGCAATTATTGTAAGCCCAACCAGTGATTTCGGAAGCTATGACCAGATGAAATGGGAAGTGAACGGATCAGCAGTATACATCAATAAAGACGGAACTGCAAGAAAATGGTATGATCCTGCAACTTCTTCTAGTTCGTTGGCAAAGACATTCCTGCCGGGAGAAAATGCATATATAGCTGCAGCAGACCTTGAAGAGGTTCAGCCTGAAACATATTACAGGGGTAGTACTACCGCCTCAGAAGTAGACGCTCTTAACCCGTTTTATGGTTTCTTGTACGCGGGTACAGAAACATTATACCCTGTAACACCAATCGGCCAGAGATTTGTTCTTTCACTTGTTGATAGTGATGGAAAGACTATCGCAAAGACAGAGGTTGTCATCCAACCATAA
- a CDS encoding type II/IV secretion system ATPase subunit — translation MSALIEDIKTFANRIFVPPKRKKQPDIYEPEEEGDLVTFEVPQEYEEIERYWVDEPYSFICIMLHREKKDYVYQVVEPKLNKFEKALLEQLFMELGDVISLKGVEDIDRLTDARKTELLREQVDSLIAEYSTLRPRSFEKIFYYIKRDFVEFGPVSAIMRDSHIEDMWCNGLGIPVFVHHVAYSNVITNVVFSTNEELNAYVMRIAQNSGRHLSKATPILDTVMRDGSRINITYGSEVSPKGSSFSIRRQKKVPITPLDLIAWRTFTSEMMAYFWICMENGKNILFCGGTASGKTSSLNAICMFIPMDIRIVTLEDTREIQLPHQNWIPTVTRDGIGANEVGTVDLDDLLKAALRQRPEYLLVGEVRSKEAQILFQAMNAGHATCSTFHAGTPREVINRFTNPPINVPLAMFTALDIISMQSSSYVNGVQRRRASVVSEVTSTSEGVELKDVFTWDPINDEFEQKGSHILEQIKARHGWTTDQIRKDMQRKQLLLDKMLERGIRDYNDVVNWLDAFRKNPDKVINLLTYGRPGEKQEELSMNGL, via the coding sequence ATGAGTGCATTGATTGAAGACATAAAGACTTTTGCTAACAGGATATTCGTTCCTCCCAAAAGAAAAAAGCAACCGGATATCTATGAGCCGGAAGAGGAAGGTGATCTGGTTACCTTTGAGGTTCCGCAGGAGTATGAGGAGATAGAAAGGTACTGGGTGGACGAGCCGTATTCTTTTATATGCATCATGCTGCATCGTGAAAAAAAAGATTATGTATATCAGGTAGTGGAGCCAAAGCTCAACAAGTTCGAAAAAGCATTGCTTGAACAATTGTTCATGGAGCTTGGGGATGTTATAAGCCTTAAAGGAGTGGAAGACATCGACAGACTTACAGATGCCAGAAAAACGGAACTTCTCAGGGAACAGGTAGACAGCCTCATTGCAGAATATTCCACACTGCGTCCACGTTCCTTTGAGAAGATATTCTACTATATCAAACGTGATTTCGTGGAGTTTGGTCCGGTAAGCGCCATAATGCGTGACAGTCACATAGAGGATATGTGGTGTAACGGTCTAGGTATTCCGGTATTTGTACACCACGTAGCCTATAGTAATGTGATCACCAATGTAGTGTTCTCCACAAACGAAGAACTGAACGCCTATGTGATGCGCATTGCCCAGAACAGTGGCAGGCATCTCTCCAAAGCCACGCCCATTCTGGACACGGTTATGAGGGACGGTTCCCGTATCAATATTACCTATGGCAGTGAAGTAAGTCCGAAAGGCAGTTCCTTCAGTATAAGACGGCAGAAAAAAGTCCCTATCACACCCCTTGACCTCATAGCCTGGAGGACGTTCACCTCCGAAATGATGGCATATTTCTGGATATGTATGGAAAACGGCAAGAACATTCTTTTCTGCGGTGGTACGGCTTCCGGAAAGACTTCTTCTCTCAATGCTATATGCATGTTCATTCCCATGGACATTAGGATCGTCACCCTTGAAGATACCCGTGAGATACAGCTCCCACACCAGAACTGGATTCCTACCGTCACAAGGGATGGTATCGGTGCAAATGAAGTGGGTACGGTTGACTTGGATGACCTGCTGAAAGCCGCATTGAGGCAGCGTCCTGAATACCTGCTGGTAGGTGAAGTCCGCAGTAAGGAAGCTCAGATCCTTTTCCAGGCGATGAACGCAGGCCACGCCACATGTTCCACATTCCACGCAGGTACACCAAGGGAAGTTATCAACCGTTTTACCAATCCTCCTATCAATGTTCCCCTTGCGATGTTTACTGCCCTTGATATCATATCCATGCAGTCGAGTTCATACGTTAATGGGGTTCAAAGACGCAGAGCGTCCGTAGTTTCTGAAGTAACAAGTACCTCAGAGGGGGTTGAACTGAAAGATGTATTCACATGGGATCCTATTAATGATGAATTTGAGCAAAAGGGATCACATATACTGGAACAGATAAAAGCACGTCATGGCTGGACCACGGACCAGATCAGAAAAGACATGCAACGCAAACAACTCCTCCTTGACAAAATGCTGGAACGTGGTATTCGTGATTATAATGATGTTGTCAACTGGCTAGATGCTTTCAGGAAAAATCCGGATAAAGTGATCAACCTCCTCACTTATGGCCGTCCGGGTGAAAAACAGGAAGAGTTGAGTATGAATGGACTTTAA
- a CDS encoding ArsR family transcriptional regulator has protein sequence MSTKNNDVFSQIEQSERLKILNALGSDTRIKIIQTICEGDTHVSRLARTIGLSVPVTAKHVNVLEEAGLIQRTIYGKSHVLSVNNKNIYAALDIFAPKKKLKVKKGTSLLEALERVAVVEVQNVRGYDNIVSTNGEEGFFVYEVDGEFSNKTVQDYTFETDAVISWKKLEPVTKLELEVRVSEEK, from the coding sequence ATGAGCACTAAGAATAACGATGTTTTCTCGCAGATCGAGCAAAGTGAAAGGCTCAAGATACTCAACGCTCTTGGGAGCGATACCCGAATAAAGATAATCCAGACGATTTGCGAAGGCGATACTCACGTGTCCAGACTGGCAAGGACAATAGGTCTCTCAGTTCCAGTCACTGCCAAGCATGTGAATGTACTCGAAGAGGCTGGACTGATTCAAAGGACTATTTACGGAAAGAGCCATGTGCTCAGTGTCAACAACAAAAACATCTACGCTGCTCTTGATATCTTTGCTCCGAAAAAGAAGCTGAAGGTCAAAAAGGGTACAAGCCTTCTGGAAGCTCTGGAAAGAGTGGCTGTTGTCGAGGTGCAGAATGTAAGAGGGTATGACAATATAGTTTCCACCAATGGTGAAGAGGGATTCTTTGTCTACGAGGTTGATGGTGAATTCTCAAATAAAACCGTACAGGATTATACTTTTGAAACGGATGCAGTCATCTCCTGGAAAAAGCTCGAACCCGTCACCAAATTAGAGCTTGAGGTCAGAGTTTCCGAGGAGAAATAA
- a CDS encoding type II secretion system F family protein, with product MDFKINTTFIRQYFKKNPGKYAELRKSLRAARMDVHYATYIEQGVIYAVQTFVIMFVLFYMMPTILKIELFSVFLHFQRILLSYEALVTVPVVSAIFIYYLHLSTPIFKASSRKTRIDMVLPHAAAFCFGMSKGGATMYETIMELARNPHIYGEVATECLYIVRDVELLGADLVKAIHNVADVTPSPTFKDFLENMIPMVEGGSHVDKYFEVKMDQYFDHARKAQVMFIKTLEMISEVYVVAFVAVPIFLLITLVTIGLLNVGQTGYMFQALYIGLPVGSLALLVLLDAISPKEELGMKYVDKVILTRSISIEEEEIDDSEYKKKMNKLEQNRSKKRINDVLKNPLIPISKKPIYAAVFSVPLMVLPFLYLDDTFSKQIVLSLILGIFPVTVAFEYKKRRLKKLDGAIPDFLRRLAEINELGLPLKNAIGLLLQSNIGLLSAEIRRVWLDMEWGGEMRDALARFENRIGTPALRRAVTLLIKASEVSDDTTDVLVIAAEDAENMNTLRSERSETGFMYLATVYLAFGTFLYVCYSFSNQFLVSVAGMGNTGMINPDEIKATMFDTCGILGLFSGLILGEMAEGNVMAGLKHSFILLVVTFVMFESVIK from the coding sequence ATGGACTTTAAGATAAACACGACCTTCATCCGGCAGTATTTCAAGAAAAATCCGGGAAAATACGCTGAGCTCAGGAAGAGCTTGCGTGCTGCACGCATGGATGTCCATTATGCTACGTATATAGAACAGGGAGTTATCTATGCTGTTCAGACATTCGTGATAATGTTCGTGTTATTCTATATGATGCCTACTATACTCAAAATTGAGTTGTTCTCCGTTTTTCTTCACTTTCAGCGAATTTTACTTTCATACGAAGCTCTGGTAACTGTACCAGTTGTTTCGGCTATCTTTATTTATTACCTTCACCTGTCCACTCCGATATTCAAGGCATCGTCCAGGAAGACCAGGATCGACATGGTGCTGCCTCATGCTGCAGCCTTCTGTTTTGGCATGAGCAAGGGTGGTGCCACCATGTATGAAACTATAATGGAATTGGCCAGAAACCCTCATATTTATGGTGAAGTTGCCACTGAGTGTCTGTATATTGTAAGGGATGTTGAGCTGCTGGGTGCCGATCTTGTAAAGGCTATTCACAATGTTGCCGACGTAACACCATCTCCCACATTCAAGGATTTTCTGGAAAATATGATTCCCATGGTGGAAGGCGGCAGCCATGTGGACAAATATTTCGAGGTCAAGATGGATCAGTATTTCGACCATGCAAGAAAAGCACAAGTAATGTTCATCAAGACCTTGGAAATGATATCGGAAGTATATGTCGTGGCTTTCGTGGCAGTTCCCATATTCCTACTGATCACACTGGTAACCATCGGTCTGCTAAACGTTGGTCAGACAGGATACATGTTCCAAGCTCTGTACATAGGTCTGCCTGTAGGTTCTCTTGCCCTTCTTGTATTGCTGGATGCCATTTCTCCAAAGGAGGAACTTGGTATGAAGTACGTGGATAAAGTAATTCTTACCAGGTCTATATCTATTGAAGAGGAGGAGATTGACGATTCGGAATACAAGAAAAAGATGAATAAACTGGAACAGAACAGGTCGAAGAAAAGGATCAATGATGTACTGAAAAATCCGCTGATCCCCATTTCCAAAAAACCCATATATGCAGCAGTTTTCAGCGTTCCTTTAATGGTACTTCCCTTTCTATATTTAGATGATACTTTTTCAAAGCAAATAGTGCTATCCCTCATTCTGGGGATCTTTCCTGTCACCGTGGCTTTTGAATACAAGAAAAGAAGGCTCAAGAAACTTGACGGTGCGATTCCTGACTTCCTGAGAAGGCTGGCAGAGATCAACGAGCTTGGGCTTCCTCTTAAGAATGCCATAGGCCTGCTGCTGCAATCCAATATAGGTCTGCTATCCGCAGAAATAAGAAGGGTCTGGCTGGATATGGAGTGGGGAGGAGAGATGAGGGATGCTCTGGCACGTTTTGAGAACAGGATAGGTACACCTGCTTTGAGGCGTGCGGTCACCCTGCTCATAAAAGCAAGCGAGGTCAGCGATGATACGACAGACGTGCTGGTCATCGCTGCTGAAGATGCTGAGAACATGAACACTCTGCGCTCGGAAAGATCCGAAACCGGATTCATGTACTTGGCAACGGTTTATCTGGCATTCGGCACGTTCCTGTACGTGTGCTACTCCTTTTCCAACCAGTTCCTGGTATCTGTTGCCGGAATGGGAAACACCGGAATGATCAATCCGGATGAGATCAAGGCTACAATGTTCGATACTTGTGGAATACTGGGTTTGTTCTCGGGTCTCATCCTTGGAGAAATGGCTGAAGGCAATGTCATGGCGGGGCTTAAACATTCGTTCATCCTGCTGGTAGTGACATTCGTGATGTTCGAGAGTGTGATCAAATGA